A segment of the Corynebacterium resistens DSM 45100 genome:
CTCGCTAAGGACGCAAGTTCGCGCAGGCTAAACCCCGATTGGGAGCGGTACTCGCGCAGCGTAGCCCCCAACGCCTCGCGCAACAGTGGTTCCTGAGCTGGAGCCACTGGGTGCGCATCCGACCTCATCGGTTCCAGCACATCGGGGCGGGATTCCATAACAATAGTGTTTTGACTCATCACTAGCTCTAACGAACGAAGGTGGGAATTTGTTCCCTCCAGCTTAACGTGAGCACGCGGCATCTCTAAGCGAGTTCGAAATCTACGGTCGACAACAGCGTTAACGCCAAAGCCACTGCAGCTTCACGAATGCTTGCCCGTACATCCTTCGCTTCCGCATCCCACCATCCGGCAGGCAGCGCAGCAACCACTGTCTGCTCCGGGTTTTTGGTACCGACGCCCACGTACACCTCGCCCACCGCGTGGCCGTCTTGGGGATCGGGGCCAGCTACTCCGGTGAGCCCAACTCCAAAATCAGCCTCGCACCTCCGCGCCGCTCCCGTCGCCAGTGCCGCTGCTACTTCGGGATGGACTGGCCCGTGGCGTCGAAGAAAATCGGCAGGAACACCCGCCAACGATGCCTTGAGATCGGTGGCGTACACAACTAGGCCACCCCGCAAAACATTTGATGCCCCTGGCACCGTAGCGATGGTGGCCGAAAGCAACCCGGCGGTCAGGGACTCCGCGGTGGCAACGGTTTTCCCTTGCTTCCGCAACTGAGCGACGACATCCTCAGCAGTCGCGGGCGCGGAGGTAACCGAGATGAGTGAACTATTGGGCAACTGGAGATCCGGCATCAGGAATCCTGAGGCTAACTAGTGGTCGTTATAGAAATTAGATGGAAGCTTCGGCTCGATCGTTGGCACCCGATTGTGTACGGGAATCCAAAAGATACTGTACGCCGGTAGCTACAGTGACAAGCACCGCAATTCCCATGACAATGTGCGCCGCCCATGTGACAGCGCCTGCGATGGGAAGGATGTAAAGCGCAACAGCCAAGGTCTGCAAAACAGTCTTAAGCTTTCCACCCTTGGACGCGGGCACCACTCGACCTCGCCGGGCCAACACCATCCGCCACACAGTGATCCCGAGTTCGCGAAACACAATGACAGCCGTCACCCACCACCAGAGTTCACCCAAGATATTAAGGCTCACCAGTGCCGAGATCATGAGAGCTTTATCCGCAATGGGATCCGCGAGCTTTCCGAAGTCTGTGATGACTTCGTATTTGCGTGCCAGGAAACCATCGAGCTGATCCGTAAACATCAGCAGTACGAAAACGATGAGGGCCCACCAACGAGTAGCTTTATCGGGGTGGCCAACTTCAGCCCAGCTACCCGAAGTAAGTATGAGCCACAAGAAAAGTGGAATCAAAACGATTCGAACCGTCGTGAGAACATTCGGCAAGCTCAGGCGGTGCACCACACGCCCAAAGGGCGATAAATTGGTGCGTTTCATCGATGTCGTAGCCACGAATTTCATACTACTAGGAGCTCACTGGCGTATCAGAGGTGCCGTGGGCATCCACTCCTTGATCCTCCGCTGCGGCGCGATTCTTGCCCACGGTGAGGCTGAGCACGGTCGTGAGAACGAGCACGCCCACAATGACAAGGAGAGATAGCTCTACGGGAACTTCGGGGACGTGGACGTTTTCTCCGCCGTTAATGAATGGCAGATTGTTCTCATGCAGCGCGTGGAGTACCAGCTTCACACCAATGAACGCGAGGATAACTCCGAGTCCGTAAGAGAGGTAAACCAACTTATCCAGCAAACCGTCGAGCAAGAAATAAAGCTGTCGCAACCCCATCAGGGCCAAGGCGTTCGTCGTGAACACAATGTAGGGCTCATTGGTGATGCCATAGATCGCGGGGATGGAATCCAGAGCGAAAAGCAGATCGATAAAGCCGATCGCCAAAAGGCCAACCAAAAGTGGCGTGAGGATAAGCTTGCCGGACTGTCGGTACGCGAGCTTATCGCCGTTGTAATCCTTAGAAACGGGCACTACCTTGCGGATAGTGCGCACAACCCACATGTTCTCCGGGTCGGTTTCTTCCTTATCTGAGAATTCGTCGATCACCAGCTTGACAGCCGTCCACAGCAAGAAAATGCCGAACAGGTAGAACACGTCCGACCAGGCAGCAATAACAGCTGCGCCCATAGCGATAAAGATGCCACGGAACACCAGCGCCATTGCGATGCCCCATAACAGGACTTTTTGCTGGTACTTCCGAGGGATCTTAAACGACGACATGATGAGCGCGAAGATAAACAGGTTATCGACGCTTAGGGCTTTTTCCGTAACGTAGCCCGCGAAGAACTCCACTCCGTGTTGATGCGGATTACCCGGCTCGCCCCATGTGAGCCACAGGAAACCGCCAAACAAACAAGCCAAACCGATGTAGAACAGCGACCACAGGGCCGATTCCTTCATCGTTGGTTCATGAGGGGTACGTACGTGCGCAAAGAAATCAAAAACAAAGAATCCCGCGACCACAATTAACGTGATTCCCCAAGTCAAAGCGTCTACTTCCATGGGTAACTAAACCTCCGGCCTCCTGAAAAAGCATTACAAAATAAGCCGGAGGTCTCCCCCATCAAGCGGCGCCATTCACAAGGATGTCTACGCTTGACCAGCACGACCGGGAGGTCGATCAGCTATGCTGATGAACCTGCCGTGTTGACGATCGGTGCCGTTAAACCGGTGGTTGGTGTTGGGGTACTCCCCTCCATGTGAAGCTAGTCTACACACCCCACGAGCTCGATTAAAACGCCCCCTTGGTGGGGTCCGCCTGCACCACACGTGGAGATTCAGCGGTGTTGCCCCCACTGGCGCCTCCTACCGGATTGTCCGTGGCGGCGTCGGAAGTAGAAGCTTCACTTTCCACCTCCCCCTCAGTAGTCACCGAATCCTCCCGGAGTTCGGCAGGCGCGTCCTCGGGATTAGCTCCCTTAATCATCCACACAATGGTGTCCAACTCTTCAGGCTTGACCAACACCTCGCGAGCCTTGGATCCTTCGGATGGCCCAACCACGCCACGGGTTTCCATGAGGTCCATCAAACGTCCGGCCTTGGCGAACCCAATGCGCAACTTCCGCTGGAGCATGGAGGTAGAACCGAATTGGCTGGTTACGACCAACTCCACGGCCTGCAGCAAATCCTCTAGGTCATTACCGATGTCGGGATCAATATCCTTCTTCGCCTCAGCGGCCTTATCTTCGGTTACCCCTTCGGTGTAATCGGGTTCAGCTTGGTCTTTGGCCGAATCCACAACTGCCTGGATCTCTTCATCGGTGACGAAGGCACCTTGAATACGCTGTGGCTTGCCTGCGCCCTGCGGGATAAACAAACCATCGCCCATTCCAATGAGCTTCTCTGCGCCACCTTGGTCAAGGATCACGCGCGAATCGGTCGAGGAAGACGTTGCGAATGCCAAGCGGGAAGGCACGTTCGTTTTGATCAAACCAGTAACCACATCCACCGACGGACGCTGGGTGGCCAGCACTAAGTGAATACCAGCGGCACGGGCTTTCTGAGTGATGCGCACAATCGAATCTTCGATTTCACGTGGCGCGGTCATCATCAGGTCCGCCAACTCATCGACCACACAAACGATGTAGGGATACGGACGGTATTCTCTCTCGCTGCCCAACGGCGTGGTGATTTCACCGGACTTCACTTTCTTGTTGAAGTCCTTGATATGGCGCACCCGCGAGGCCTTCATATCCATGTACCGCTGCTCCATCTCCTCCACCAGCCACGTCAGAGCGGCAGCTGCCTTCTTTGGCTGGGTGATGATTGGGGTGATGAGATGCGGAATGCCCTCATAAGGCGTGAGCTCAACCATCTTCGGATCCACCAAGATCAGGCGTACGTCGTCCGGGGTAGCACGCGTCAGTAAGCTCACCAGCAACGAGTTGATGAAGGCAGATTTACCTGAACCCGTAGAACCTGCGACAAGCAAGTGGGGCATCTTCTGAATGGAATGCGCTACGAAGTCGCCTTCGATGTCCTTGCCCAGCCCGATCAACATTGGGTCAGCATCGGCTGAAACCTTGGGTGCTGTCAGAACATCACCCAATCGCACCATCTCGCGGTCGCTATTGGGAACCTCGATACCGACTGCGGACTTGCCCGGGATTGGGGTCAACAGCCGAACGTTATCCGTCGCCGCGGCGTAAGCCAGATTGGATTGCAGGTTGGTGATCTTGGAAACCTTCACACCTGGCCCTAGCTCGATTTCATACCTCGTCACTGTTGGGCCGCGCGAGAAGCCAGTCACTTGCGCATCGACATTGAACTCATCGAAAACGTCAGTGATGGCTTCGATCATCCGGTCGTTGGTTTCACTGCGAGTCTTAGGTGCCTCCCCTTCAATCAAAAGGTCCGCGCTCGGCAGTTTGTAATCGCTAGCTGCAGCCGCCTTGGCAACTGCGGAGGTCTCTTGTTCGACGCCCGAAGTTTCCGTGGCCGCCACTTCAGACTTGGGAGTGGAAGCTGGAATAGCTGCGGCATCAATGCCAGAGCGCGCCACGATCGCTTGTCGAATAGAGTCACGCGAAGCTGCTACCGCGTCACGGCGCTCATCTTGGGGTTGAGCTGCCTGAGTGGGTTGAGCAACGCGCTTTTGCGGCTTCGCGGCCGCACTCGCCTTGGTGGGTTGCGCAGTAGAAAGCTGGCTTGGATCCTCATCGTCATCCAAAAGCTCCGCAACGTCATCTATACGTTGTGCGGAACCGACTTTTTTGCGGGTGGATCGACGGCGGGGATTCTCAGCTGCAGTGTCCAGCGCGCGGGTTTGGTGAAGTTCTTCTTTCTCCGCACGACGGGTAGTCTCAAAACCGCCGGTGGAAGTGGTAGAAACATCCTCGCTCTCGTCCTGGTCACTTCCATAGTTGTAGGCAGCAGCTGCACGACGGCTGCGGCCGGTATTGCGGGTGCTTCGGGCATTACGAGTTGCCCGTGGCTGACGACCATCGGAAATTGCCTCATCGAGCTCCCGATCAACATCGGCATACACGTCATCGTCGTCCTCGTAATCGTCGTAACCGCCGTCATGCAGCGAGCGCAGACGATCCATGCCCAAGCCGAAGTAGTGAGAGATCTCAGCGCCTACCTGCGAGAACGTCATGCCAGTTAGTTGCAAGGCACCATAGACGATGGCCAGAAGCAGCAGTGGGACAGCCAGGAATTCACTGAAACCGATCGCCATTGGAGTGCCAACACCATGCCCCAGCATGCCGCCGGCATCTGCCCTGCCCGCACTATCCTGTGGCAATCCGGCGAAAATATGCATGCAGGCGAGCGCGCCAATCACAATGAGCAACACGCCTGAAGCTAAGCGCAACGGCGAGCGTTGTGTGGTCCGCACCCCTACGGCCAAGACCCACGCTCCATAGGCTAACGCGAGGGGCACAACGTACGCGCCCGCGCCTATAACCCACTTCATCAGTGAGGCCACACCGTTTCCAACGGTGCCACCAACGCCGAACCACATGGTTCCCGCCATAATGACAGCTAGGGCTAGAACCCCAAGCGCTGCTCCGTCGCGTCCTCCACCAACCCGTCGGTCGGCAACTAGAGCCGTTGCATCGTAGTCATATTCGCTATCGCTATCCGCGCTGCTGTCGCGGGTGAGGTCCAGCTTAGTTGTGGGCGCCTCGGCATCGTCGTAACCCGTGGGTTTGGGACGCTTCCGCCCGCGTGGGCGAGGCTCTTCGGCGTAGGAGGAATCCTCCTTCTGCTGGCGCGCATTGCGCCGGGTGCGCTTCGAGCGCGGTGCGGGTGCCATTTGTTGTGTATCTTCCTCCCACATCAAGTCATCGTTATCGGCATGGTCATAGCTTCCCCCAGCGATTTTTCTACCCATTCCGCCAACACCACGGGCGACCGTAGAAAAGGCCGATCCTAAGCCATGTCCAACAGCGCCAAATGCGCTGCCAGTTCTTTCGAAATCCGCAATGTCATAATCGCCACTGGAGCTTCTACCGCCACGGCGAGCGGGAGCCGATGAGCGGGAAGAAGCTGGTCGAGATCCCGCCTGCGCACCTGACCGTGCAGACGGCCGGGCGGGGCGGGTTCCGTTTCGAGGGCGACTAGTGACAGACATGCAATTCACTCTAGCCCGTATCGTCACACCAGTCACATAAGAAACACCGTGAGGGTGGCAGAATTTCCTTTAGCCAAGGCTGCCCAACTGAGTTACGCACCCCTTTAATCGCAACTACTACAAGCTCTGCAAATTAACACGACCCTTCGCCCCTGGCTCCGACTCCTCTACAGTCAAGTGAGCGGACTTGCCGCGGCCGAAAATCCACAAGAGAATCTCGGAAGGCTTACCGGAAATCTTCACCTCGGCGGACGCCCGTTGCCCGATCCTGAACACCTCGGAACTATTCGTGGGCGTCGAATCAGAAGTAGGGAAAACCCCTTCCAAGATGACATGCACATTGTTAGGGCGAACCATCAAACGTGAGACTTGGGTGGCAATCTTCCACAGCTCGCGCTCCACAGAAGCGGGAAGATCCCGCGCGGCGGTATCCCCTCCCCCACGTCGAACATCCTCGTGGTGGATGAAGTTCTCAGCCGCATTTAAGTACTTGTCACCAAGACGAAGTGGGTTCCACGCTGGCGGACCTTGACGGAACTTCTCTACGAGTTCTTCATAAGGCTGCTGGGCAGTCTCTTTGGAAACCTTGTCTAGATGACTGCTCAGAAAAGGAACGAACATGCCGGCCGCTGCGTCCGGCCTATTCTCGCGTACCACTAAATGAATCGCGAGATCTCGAGTTGTCCACCCCTCGCACAAGGTAGGAGCATCCGGCCCCTTTTCTAGCAGGAGCTGCGCCAATTGCGCCCGCTCAAGCTGGGATACATTCGGGCTAATTCCTGAACCGCGAGGCGGTAGGTTCTTATCGTCGGGATTGCCATAAGGATTGTTCTGATCTTCAGTCATAACTCCGAGTGTAATGGGAAGTCTGACAACCCCGCCCGACACGAAACCGCCGTCTGCTCTCACATAGCTGGAAAGCAGACGGCGGTCAGAGATCAAAAGCCCAAATCAACTGGCTTTTAGAGGGAAGGCAGCGATTCATCCTCGTCGAGTTCTTCAACGATTTCGCTTGTCATTGGAACGACAGTAGGAACGATGAACGGAGTGCGCTTCCACTTATCCGAGATGAGCTTGCCCACCTTGCGACGAATGGATTGAGCCATGCGGTAAGGGTCATTCTCCCCTGCACCGGCCATATCCATCATCGTGTTGTCTACACACTCGCGAATCTCACCGATCATGTCGCGGGCATCATCGGAGAAGCCCTTCGTCTGCACGCTAGGTGCTTCGAGAGGACGTCCCGTGCGATTATCGATAACCACTGTGATAGAGACAAGTCCACCCTCAGCCATCGCGGTGCGGTCCTCCAGCACCTCGGTATCGATATCACCCATGCGAACACCGTCAACGTAGAGGTTGCCGACCGTCATCTGACCAACGACCTTCGCATGGCCGTTGACGAGGTCAACGAAAACACCATTCTGCGCAATCGGAATGTTGTTCGCGTTCACACCGGTGGAGATAGCGAGATCGCGGTTGGCACGGAGGTGCCGCCACTCGCCGTGAACTGGCATAGCGTTGCGTGGACGCGCGGCGTTGTAGAGGAATAGCAACTCGCCGGCGAAACCGTGGCCGGAGGTGTGAACCTTCGCATCACGACCAGTCACAACAGTAGCGCCAATCTGAGAGAGCATGTTGATCACGCCGAATACCGCTTCCTCGTTGCCTGGAACCAAGGAGGAAGAAAGGATGATCAAGTCGCCATCGCGGACAGTAATCTGGCGGTGCTCACGGCGGGCCATACGGGACAATGCAGCCATCGGTTCACCCTGGGTGCCGGTGGTAACCAGCACCACCTTGTGCGGAGCCATCTTGGATGCCTCATCCATGGTGACAAACGTGCCACGTGGAGCATTGAGATAACCCATGCGCTCGGCGATCTCCATGTTCCTGATCATGGAGCGACCGTTGAAAGCAACCTTGCGCCCCGCTGCGACTGCGGCATCAACTGCGGACTGCACGCGGGATACGTTCGAAGCGAACGACGCGATGATCACACGTTGCTTGGCATCGCGAACCAACCGCTTAAGGGTCGGGGCAATATCAGCCTCGGAGCCCGAAACACCCGGTGTTGCCGCGTTGGTGGAGTCGCAGAGGAAAAGGTCGATACCCTCGTCACCGAAGCGGGAAAGCGCAGGAAGGTCGGTGGGACGACCATCCAAAGGAGTCTGATCCAGCTTGATGTCGCCGGTGTGCACGACAAGTCCCGCACCAGTCTTCAAAGCAATACCCAAGCACTCCGGAATGGAGTGGTTGACGGCGAAGAACCGTAGGTCGAAAGGCCCACGACTTTCATGAGAGTCCTCGTTGACCTCGATGAGCTTCGGACGCTGCCTGTGCTCTTGGCACTTGGCGGAGATCAGAGCACAAGTAAAACGGGAGGCGATAATCGGGATATCCGCACGCTGCTTCAGCAGCCAAGGGATAGCACCGATGTGATCCTCGTGACCGTGGGTAACAACCAACGCTTCCACGCGGTCCCACTTATCTTCAAGGTAGCCGAAATCCGGCAGAATCAAGTCAACACCAGGTTCACCGGAGCTGGGGAACAGCACACCACAGTCGATGATCAACAAGCGGTTGTTGTACTCGAAAACGGTCATGTTTCGACCGATCTCGGAAATACCGCCCAAAGCCACGATGCGCAGGCCGTTCTTTGGCGCCTTAGGCGGCGCTGGCAGGCGCTTAGTCAGATCCGCGCCTTGCATTGCCTTGAGCGAGCCCTTCCGGCGGTCATCACCCCGACGATTGTTGCCGCCACGGTGGTTACCACCGTTACCACCGCGGCCACCACGGTTGTTACCTCCGTTGCCACCGCGGTTATTTCCACCGCGGTTGTTGTCTCCACCCTTATTGTTGGAGTTATTGGAGTTTCCACCGTTGTGAGAATTGCTATTGCCACCACGCTGGCGACGGGAACGGCGGGAGCGGCTACCGCCGCGAGAGTTTCCGGAGTTCGACTGCTGGTCCCGATCGTTTCCAGTTGCTGCCGATTGGCTATCGGCTGCGGGTGCCTGACCACCATCATTGAAGGTAGTAACTACATCCGCGTGGGAATTATTGTTCATATTCTGATCCTTTTTCGAGGCATTGTTGGCTTGCGCTTGTTCAACTACGCCGGTGTTGCCAGCCTCCGAGGTAGCGGTCGTTTCCGCGCTTGGCGGCGCCGCTTTGCGGGTAACCTTGCGGCTCCGCGAACGCTGTTCAGTCATATCTTCCTTTAAATGCCTGCTTCCTGCAGGTCTTGTTCCAGCTGATCCAACTCAGCTGCATTGGGTTCAATAATCGGCAGACGTGGGGCACCCACATCCAAACCGCGAAGTTTCAAAGCTGCCTTAGCAAACGACACTCCCCCAAGTCGTGCCTGAGCGCGCTGTAGCGGCGCCAAAGAGACCGCGACCTCCCGAGCACGTGCTAAGTCGCCGGCGTCAAAACTATCCCGCAACTCCTTGAGCTTGTGAGCCGCCACGTGACCAATCACGGAAATGAAGCCGGTAGCGCCACTGGCCAACCATGCTAGGTTCAGCGGATCATCACCGGAGTACCACGCCAAGTCGGTGTTCTCCATCAGCTCCATGGCTGCAAAAAGGTCACCCTTGGCATCCTTCACAGCTTGGACATTTGGGTGCTTTGCCAACCGTGCGATCGTATCCGGCTCGATGGGCACGACAGATCGAGAAGGAATGTCGTAAAGGCAAATCGGCACGTCTACCGCATCGGCAACCGCGGTAAAGTGCTGATACAGCCCCTCTTGGCTTGGGCGCGAGTAATACGGCGTGACAACCAGCAAGCTGTCCGCCCCCACTGCGGCCGAAGCCTTCGAAAATTCGATAGTAGCGGCTGTATCGTACGATCCCGAGCCGGCGATCAGCTTCACTGAATCACCGAGTTCGGAACGTACTGCTCTGAGCAGGTCCAACTTTTCCTCGCTGCGCACCGTCGGGGACTCCCCGGTGGTGCCGGCGAGAACAAGAGAGTCACAGCCCTTGGATGCCAGGTGTGTGGCAATTTCCACACCCCTGTTCACGTCGATGGAGCCGTCTGAGGCAAACGGGGTAACCATCGCAACTGAAATCGTGCCGAAGACCTCAGCACCCTTGTTCGCTGCAATACCTGTACTCATGACTTCCCAGACTACCTTCTCGCTTGTCTTCTCGATGCATTGAGGCCACGCATGTTGTGAAGCCTCTCACTGCGCGCTGGCTTCTGACCCCAGAAACTCTTGCTGGGGTTACGCCTCACCAACGTATGGGCTCGTAGCCATTTCGCCCCCATCACGCAATTTAGTGATGGAAAAATCATCGAAAACCTCGGGCGCAATTCCTTTGAGTTCTCGCAGACATGTCACAGCAATTCGCCGAATCTCTGGATCCGCGTGTTCTGCCGCACGCATGGCGATGAAATGTCGCCAACTACGCAAATTTCCCGTCATCACAAACCGAGTTTCCGCACAATTCGGCAGCACAGCCCGTGCAGCTTGGCGCGCTTGTTTGGCCCGCAGCACCGCGTTGGCACCACTGGCGCGGTTGGTCGCCTTTTTGTTTTCGACGCCCACCTGTTCCCCATCCATGCCTTCAAGCAGTTCTTCATATACCTGATGAGCTAAGTCTGCTGAGCGCAAGAATAAGTCAGTGAGGTGCTCGTCGGCCTTAATGTGTTCTGGCACCACCACGCGTGCTTCTTGCGCGGGTACGTACCGTTGGGACAATTGAGAAAACGAAAAGTGCCGGTGCCGCATAATTTCCGCGGCACAAGAACGCGACACTCCTCGCAGGTACATCGTGGCGGTGGCGTGTTCCAAAACGGTGAGGTGCCCCACGTCCAACACATGCCGAACATATGCTGCGTTCGTAGCGGTGTGTGGATTTGGCTTATCCCACGTCTCGTAACACGCACGCCCCGCGAACTCTACAAGCTGGCTAGCTTCGGCACCATCAGTGGACCACTGAACATCTTCTGGGGGTTGAAAGGTGGTGTGCCCAATGAGCTGAACTTGCAGCTCGGCGATGGTGGCCATTGTTAGTTCTCCAGCCCCAGAAACTTCTCCAGACCAATGGTTAAGCCCGGGTAGGAGGAAATTTTTTCAACGCCGACCATGACACCCGGAACGAAGGATTCACGGTCATATGAGTCTTGCTTGATTGTCAGCGATTGCCCTTGTGTGCCGAAGATGACCTGTTCGTGGGCAACCATGCCGGTCATGCGCACCGCATGAACCGGCACACCCTGCACGTCTGCGCCTCGAGCACCGTCCAAGCTCTGCTCGGTGGCATCGGGTTGTGGTCCCATGCCGGCGGCTTCGCGTGCCTTGGCAATCCCTTCTGCCGTATGCACGGCGGTGCCGGAGGGGGCATCCTTCTTATTTGGATGGTGCAGCTCGATAACCTCGGCTGATTCGAAGAAGGGCGCCGCGATTTCGGCGAACTTCATCGTCAGCACGGCAGAGATAGCGAAATTGGGGGCGACGAGCACACCAGTTTCAGGTGATTCCTGCAGCCACTGACGCACTTGGTTATAACGCTCTTCTGTCCAGCCGGTGGTTCCTACGACGGCGTGGATGCCATTCTTCACGCAGAAATCCACGTTATCCATCACCGAGTCCGGCACAGTGAAATCAACCACAACTTCCACACCTGCATCAACAAGCTGCTGTAGGTCATCGCCGTGATCGAGTGCTGCCGCTAACTCGTGTTGGGGGTTGCTTTCTACCGCCGCCACAATGGCAGTACCCACGCGTCCCTTGGCTCCTAGGACTCCAATCTTGGTCATGTTGAACTCGATCTCCTTGGTTTTAGAATCTGCGATAAATCTATGAAATGTAGAAAGCCCCCAGTGAGCCCGTGAGGCGCACAGGGGGCGAAGGCTGCATTAGCCCTCGTCGACGGGTA
Coding sequences within it:
- the dapB gene encoding 4-hydroxy-tetrahydrodipicolinate reductase, which produces MTKIGVLGAKGRVGTAIVAAVESNPQHELAAALDHGDDLQQLVDAGVEVVVDFTVPDSVMDNVDFCVKNGIHAVVGTTGWTEERYNQVRQWLQESPETGVLVAPNFAISAVLTMKFAEIAAPFFESAEVIELHHPNKKDAPSGTAVHTAEGIAKAREAAGMGPQPDATEQSLDGARGADVQGVPVHAVRMTGMVAHEQVIFGTQGQSLTIKQDSYDRESFVPGVMVGVEKISSYPGLTIGLEKFLGLEN